In Aspergillus fumigatus Af293 chromosome 6, whole genome shotgun sequence, the genomic window TTACCGCAGAAAAGCCAGCGCCCACAAGCAGGAGCATTCATGCCAAAGCTCCCTGCCCATAGACGGAAATCTAGTGACTTTGATCCCTGTCCTTAGAGCAGTCGTCCGCAATCCTGGCCGGACCATGGGCCGCGGACCGTGAGCCAGCTAGGCCTACAGACAGCCAACTGGCGTCCCAAACGGTTTGCTGCCTACGTGGGCTTCTGATCTGAAGCTTATGGACCACTATGGACACAGGACCCACGACAATGGTCTAAAACACTCTGATTGCTCTACACTTAAGGTTCAATATCCCGTGCAATAGACGCCATTGTTTCTTCATTCATCGCGAGCTCCCCATCGATTTCATGAAAATCGTATTGGTCTCGTTACCGCATCAGGACTGGTCATGGCCACTCACTATTGGGTGAGGATGTGTCTGGGGAAGGCGAAGAACGCTTAGCGCAGTACTACCGTCCACAAAACAGGCATGGTGCCTGCCAAGCATCTGCGCAACAATAATTAACCGTAGAGCACCCAGCAAAAGGGCgatttacggagtagaaatTCTGGGCCGATATGCACACCTCTCATTTCCAAATTCGGTACGAGGCAGATGTTCTAGAACGTGCTCATCCCGATGAGTTGTTTCACGTTATTGGATACCTCTTATCTGGCATTCTCTCTCGATAGGATCCTCACGTGCCTGATTTTATCTTAAGAGGATTCTCTTAAGAAGGTATTCCTCTTGTTGGATGCCTTCTGAGCCAAGCTTCCCATGTCAAATCCCTTCATATTAAACCATAGCCATGAATATTTTTTCATGAATAACTTTATGTGGCATAGCACATAGCAAGGCCCAGATATTCCATAAATCAACATAAGAAATGCTTCTCCGGTGGTCGACTGCTCTGAGAGGTTTCGCTCATGGTGCCATAACTCACATTTGTACAAGCCTCTTAAGTTGAGCCATATATTCGTATATCATACCTAGAAAAGACATCATGTTCTCTTGAATGACATAGAACGGTGGCGCTTGGTAGGGACCTGGCTCGGATCTGCCTGGTCTAATACGAACAGGGCAGCCATTAATTTCCAACAGCTAGTTCATAAAATGTTTAGCTCAAGCCAAGGGGAGAGGATGCTTTTTTGGGGAGCGGGCAGGGGAAAGCTCCCTGGGAAATACCAAGGTGATCAACCGGTTTCAAAGATTGCGCAAAGTGTTGGTGAGCGCTCAAGTTTGAGCTGCTAGACACGTACTCGCCCCGCTCAATACGCTGTACCGCCAGTAACATTCCTCGTCATAGACCACTCAATTCTCCAGGCCCACCCAATTGCAAGTTGATCACTTCGTTGCATCTTTTTGAATACTCGGTATGATCACAGTGCCCTTAGCCTCTAAAACCAGGTCTTTCGGATCTTGCTGAAAGTGATGAATATATTGTGCCTCAACACCTATCCACCCCTCAAAAGTGTGCTCAACCATTAAGTATGGATCGGTCTTCCCGTTCGAATGTATTATTTTTGGAGAGCAGAAATAGTGGAACCAAGGTTTTCTATCCCTCATGTGACTCAGCCACAGCCGAGGCAGTTCCCTGGAATTATTTATACAGCCGCTCCTATTGGCTCAAGTTTACTGCCAATGAGAACGCAAGAATCGCAATCATTTCAAGTTTTGTGAATTATGACTATTGGCTTTTTTGGGAAACCGGTACGGGCCGAAGGAAGGCATAACCTCCATGGTTGGGATAACCCCTGAGAGTAAAACCTTTTTCAATAATCCAATCAAACCTGAAACAATGAAGGAGTTGAATGACAATGGACCATCGTTTCACATCTGGCCAGTCATATTTGTCCACGTATCATACCATCACCAGTCGTGAACCCTCATCACCAGTCGTGCATCCTCATCACCGCTTTGCTGACAAAAATGGTGATGCCAAGTCCACACAACCAGAGCAAACATGAACAAAACCTGAAAGAGGAATAGCGGCAATCCGAGCTTGGAGATTAATCCTGAATAGCTCAACTATTGTACTGACTTTTTCCAGAAGGGTGAACCCTCATCACCACCTGTCAGCACAGGTGGTGATGAGCAACTTGGTTAAAGAGCACAAGGGCAGCCATACTCAGCATGGCCATTTTCTCTCGTGATATGTTGCTGCTCTCAGGAGAAAAGTATAGATAATGGCGGCAAAGAAAGGGACGCtcgggaagaggaagaaaaatACATCGCGAGCAAAAAGCCAACAGCGAACCCGACGAAGAGACTGTCTGTTTCGGAAGGCATTTGAGTACTGCTGTGAGTGCGATGCGGACATCTCTTTGATGATCCGACTGAAGCATAACGGTCAAACATTTGTGTTCAACTCGGATAGCCGCTGGCCTGTTGCGCAAGGAGACATCGTAGGTGTCTACCATTAAATTAAAGAAGACAGCTCTTAACCATATATCAGTTCTTGCAGTATCCAAAACCGAAGACTATAACCTGGCAAGATCTCGCAGCAAGATATACAACGGAACGAACGAACTCAAGCAGCGCAAATGATCAAGCCAAGAGTGGGACCAGACCTTCTATTTCGCCGAAAGGGGACCAACCTTCTATTTCGCCGAAAGGGGACCAAACTTGAATGCGATGATAGATTGTTCATATAAGGACGGAAGGCCCTCAATCGGCATGCAGACGTTCATAAAATTTTCGTGTTTCTTTGATCGCTGGGCAGCTGGGTTGGAGGGTCACGATGTTTATACATATCACTGCAGGTTGCCTTGATGCTTTGCCTGACAACTAGGCCTGTGAAATCCATTGATGAAATTGCTATGGGGGTCATTTCGAGGAGAACCTGTTTGGGGATGGTGAGAAAGTCCTGTGTTGGCTGACAAAGGGATAATGGTACTGATTGAGGTCATTAAAGGACTTACGACAGGACTTTGTATCATTAGTCATATCCTGAGTAGAATATCTTGGACAAATCAAAAAGCTGGCCCAGGTCCCGGTACCACCTTTTCTCCGGTAGGGTATAGCAAGATAATGCGGACTCCAGATATCAGAAATGATACTATTTTGAGTGCAAGTGCACTAGGGAGTGTAAATGCACTAGGGAGTGTAAGTGCACCAGGAAGTGCAAGTGCACCAGGGAGTGTAAATGCACTAGAGAGTGCAAGTGCACTAGGGAGTGCAAGTGCACTAGAGAGTGTAAGTGCACCAGGGAGTGTAAATGCACTAGGGAGTGTAAGTGCACTAGGGAGTGTAAATGCACTAGGGAGTGCAAGTGCACTAGGGAGTGTAAGTGCACCAGGAAGTGCAAGTGCACTAGGGAGTGCAAGTGCACCAGGGAGTGTAAATGCACTAGGGAGTGTAAATGCACTAGGGAGTGTAAGTGCACTAGGGAGTGTAAATGCACTAGAGAGTGTAAATGCACTAGGGAGTGTAAATGCACTAGGGAGTGCAAGTGCACTAGAGAGTGTAAGTGCACTAGGGAGTGTAAGTGCACCAGGGAGTGTAAATGCACTAGGGAGTGTAAGTGCACTAGAGAGTGTAAGTGCACCAGGGTCCTGGTGTGGTCGCACTTCTTGGTGTGGTCGCACTTCTTGGTTTGTCCACACTTCTTGGTGTGGTCGCACTTCTTGGTGTGTTTGCACTCCCTGGTGTGTTCGCACTTCCTGGTGTTGAATATCCCGGTCGTTACAACAGCATGACATGGATTGGATTTCCATAGATATACGAGACTACCAACCTGTCTGTGCCAAAAAATATTAATCACCAATCTCTACTCTTTCAATTTTTCCCTTTAACATGGGAAGTGTGGCCGCACAGGGGAGCAACTGGAATGTGTCTGCACTAACGGTTGCGACTGCAATGTATTATGCAAGTACACAATTCCTACGCCTTATAGAAAGTTCTGGAACATAGCTATTCCAGGCCTCCATAAAACTATTGGCGCCTTTGGGAAATCATCTAACTGCAGTTGTACTGTTCTAATATAGGCGGGGCGGCGACGGAGTGAATTAAAGGCGCTCATCCTGGGCGCTCCGATTGATTTGTAAAGGGCTATACTGGATGGCTCCCTATGTAATAGAAAATTTGAAGTCATATATTGGTATCTGAAATATAGCAGTTATCGCGTGGTGCCGTCTGGACAATGTGCACGAGAGCCACATTATACGTGAGCCTATGCCGCCTATGCTAAACGGACTTATACCTGTTTTTTTGTTACCGCTTGGGCGTTCCATATTAATGTTGATTCACCCGCTCTCAGGCCATCGCTTTTCCCCGCTCCAAGTTACCTCGCGTGTCCAGAAACGAGGATGGGTTGAACTATGGATAGTATTAGCCAGGGATTATTGCATACGATGATTGCAGGGATATGCCTACCCGATTGAGAACCCTATCGGTCACCTCTCGGTCATGAACATCTACGTTAAATCGTAACCGCCGCAGCAACTGGTCGTACACATCAATctgttcttcaagttctACAACGCGTCTGCATATTGTTACTCAAGGGGCCTACAGCCGGGTTGAAGAACCTACCTTTTGATTCTGTCTTCCTTCCCCTCGGCATACTCGCAAGCGGCTTCGAAAAGGACACATTGATGACATGGTTGGTGGCCGTCACATTTGGCCTTTTTTTGTCTGCATCCCAGGCATGCTCTCTTAGCACGGCGGACTGCGTTCCGTGACTGGGAGCGCGCAATCCGAGGAATAGCAACCTTGGAATTTGTAGGACTAACAAGCGAGTCAAATTGCATGTCTGTTcgagtggatgatgatgcatTCCTAAATTGTTCCTCTAGCTTGAGCATACCTCTGTAGGATACTGAAGGGAAAGTCGATTTCAAAGGCTCTTTCTCCATTGTCAGGGCAGGCTGGAAGTAAAATTAGTGGAACGGTAAACGGTTATGCTACTATGTCGAGTTTGAGTAAATATTGACGACTTGTTTCGTGTTTCTGTTTTCCAGTACAACCACTGGTTCCCCACAGCGTTCACGTGGATACGCTGCGGTGACAGTGAGCCAGTAAGATGGTATAGTCACGTGATGCTTGGCGAACTGTCCCGTGAGCACTGGACTTCGGTGTTGGTGAGGATGAGAGCGCAAACTTGTCTAAGCAAAGGACCTACTCAAGATGGTATGCAGATCAGCATGGCTCCGCAAATTCAATCACCAGACGATAGTTCATTACCGGCTAATCGCGATGAATGGAAAGCTCTTGCAACATCAGCGGCACTTTCAGAGAAGATTTTCATCCTTACACCAGTACCTACCATTATCCTTGATTCGTCTCTCCGCATATGCGAGGTGTCCGATAGTCACCTTTCTCTTACAAATTCAACCAGGGAAGATTTTGTTGGTTGCAGTATATTCGACGTTCCACTGTCCACAATACCCATCTCCAGTCTTCCCGTTCTCCTGGGAGCCATACGGATCGCCGTCTCTACGAAGGCTGTGCAAATAATCGGTCAACCGTTAGGAAGCCCGTCCCTGACAATGACACCCATTTTTGCTGCATCCAGTTTTACGTACCTCGTCATCGAAGTCATTCGGCAGTAAGCAGAGAACGCCCCCGAGCGTGGGCAGGCTTCTTAACAGATAAAGCTTTGTTTGCTTGGTAGCTATACTTTCGGGATACACATTGGAGGGCGGTGATGAAGCGCATGAGTACAGGAGGTGGACAAAAATGGTTGGCCAGATGTGAAACGATGGCTTATTGCCGACAGTTAGCCGTCTTCCGTCCCCGATAGGCACAACCACGATGTTTGGATCATATCTGTCAGGAGCGCCGGATCTGGCATAAATAGTCCCACATCACAAGGTCAACCGCCCTATTCCCTCCGACCCTCCACATGTTAAGAACCCAAGCCTATGCCCCTCCTCAACCTAGAAACTTAGGCAAATCTCCAGACAAGGCTTCAGACTTTCCTGAGTGTGTGCCTGGCCACGTCCGTCCTAGCAGTTACCAATCACGCTGAGAATCTAGCGCATCAGGCCTCTCTGCCTCATCATAGATTCACCCTCGACTGTCTCTCGTCTTCAAAGCGACTTTTCATTGGCCAATGTACCCGTGGAGATAGCCTGAGACGACCCGCTGACCAACAGATGCAGCGGTCTTATGCTCATCGAGAGTACCCTCAAGATCGACACCTGGTGAACCTGTGCCCTCGGAAAGGTTGGTGTAATGGGACGATTGGGGTGGAGCGTCTGTCTTTGTTCGATGCTGGATTATGACGAGGTATTTAGTAGTAATCGGCCTTTGCTGCGTGAACCACGTCGGCAAACGGCTTGATCTGCATGGTCTGGCACTGCCCAGCGGCAAATCGAAAGACATGATTTGGCAAAAAGCCTTTCGCCCCGCATTCAGTTGCATCCTCGTTTCTGATCTATAATATCGGGGCGGCCTACTTTGGCTCGCGCCTTATCCATCAAAGATCCGAGGCGACTATCACTATCTACTCTCTTCGCATCAACCTCAACACATCCACCAAACTCTCCATCTCCCCATAGTCATTCAACAGTCTGGATCCTCcacttcttctcttctgtgGCTATCTGCAGCTTGATTCAACTGATTCAATATGGATTTGGGCCCGTATCTCGCGTGTGATGGTGTGAACTACGAATGTACTATTTGTGATCGATATTTCTGCTCTGAATTTGCACTTTACACCCATTGCAGGCAGACATCACGACATCAATGGTGTGAAAGGTGTCTCCGGGCCTTCGTTTCGGCTCAAGCGAAGAACACGCATCTTCGAAAGTCCAGCAGACATAATGTCTGTTCGACCTGTCCTCAACTACAAGACTTTGCTACCGGCGAAGAGCTTCAAGACCACTTAGTGAAGTCTCATCACTTTTGCCCACAGTGCAATGTCTATTATAATTCTGTTGAGCAACTGCAAGAACACGACATTACCCAGCACCACCTGTGCGTCAAATGTGGTGACTACTTTGCGAACAAGAACAATTTGCAAATGGTAGTACGCCAGCTAGTGTTGAAAATTTTAATATGTCCATTGCTAACAGTACCGTttcttcagcatcaacagaAACATCAACCTCGAAACCTGGAATGCTACGGTTGTTACCAAAACTTTAAATCATTTTCCGGAATGTTAATCCATCTGGAGTCTGGAAGTTGCGCGTCGGATACTACCGAGGAGGACATTAATGATATAGCCCATGATTGTTACCAGAGCCGGAAGTATATAAATGATGATCTTAAGCATGGAGGGTGGCTCTACAGATGCCCCAGCTGCGAAATGAAGTTCCCAAAGCTTTCTGCACTTTACCAACATGCAGAGGATGTCCCACCATGCTCCTCTCCTCTAAATGGACACGGTTGTCTGGCTAAGCTGGAACGATTTGTTGCTCGCAGGTTACAGTAGCTTTACGGCTTCCTCTTGatttattttctttataaTGTTAGACAAGAAGGTCTTTCGGTTGCTATCTTCAATATTCTGAACGATATAATATCATTTCCAAGTCACGGGAGTccgaccaagaagatcacGTGGGCTAATGGCTCTGATTTGACAGCGGGACTGCTGTCAAACCAGGACTGCTGTCAAATCAGGACTGCTGTCAAAGCGGGACTGCTGTCAAAGCGGGACTGCTGTCAAATCCGGACTGAGGTCAAATCAGGACTGCTGTCAAATCAGGACTGCTGTCAAATCCGGACTGCTGTCAAATCAGGACTGCTGTCAAATCAGGACTGCTGTCAAAGCGGGACTGCTGTCAAAGCGGGACTGCTGTCCGATTTAACGGCTACCTAATAGATCCCAAAATGTTTTTAGAAGACACTATAATCTTCATCTTAGTTGGCGATATCTTGGCAATCTCGACAAAGCCACTAAAACCATATATACATCATGTAGTGAGCGCCTCCATTACGCTCGATACGTTGTGTTCAAGCTTCGTAGGCAGCAGCCAACTCTTGCCACGTTATCCTTAAAGGTACAGGATAGTGTAAAGTCTTGTGACGGTTAGTGTAGTCCAAAATTTCctaaaagaaaaaggataaataaaaaaaaataataataataaataaataaaggtaaaaaaaaaaaaaaaaattaaaaaaataaacaaaaagtaaaaataaaaataaaaaataatataaaaatgaagttgaaaaaaagaaagggaaaaagcCATACCAAGCCTTCCTCCGAAGGGAACCATCTGTTATCCGAGTTGAATATGTATATCTGACCGTTGTCTTTCAACCGAACCACGAGCGAGACGTCCGCATTGCACTCCTGGCAGTATTCAAACGCCTTGCGGAACAAGGTATCTCCTCGTCGtttgtgttgttgatgttTTGCCTTTGGCTTATTGGACTGTCGATGACGGATCTTTCTAGGCTTGGCCATCCCCAGAAGTTTTCAGCGACAATAACAGGTAACAGGATAGAATGAGAGCGAATACTCCGGGCACAAAGCTTTGGAAGTTCAGGCCTTTATATATTCCTATGCTCACCCTCCCCGCGCGATCGAAGTCTAAGAAAGGAAATGCAAGACTCGTCTGAAACACAAAATGCATTCGAAAATAATCCCTATACCTTGTTTAGGTTAGGCGGCGATTGCCCACAGGAAATCTGGGGTGAGCGGGTGATCAGCGGGTGATCAGGGATGATCGGGATGAGCTTAATTCTATCTCTCTACCATTGACTGAACCATCGTTTTTGACAACTCcggacatcatcaacttACGTCAGAGGCTAGAGAAATCAACAGTCACGTGCACGGGGATATCGGGAATTGGTAGGTAGATGATGTCCTAGGACAGCGAGGGAACTAGGATTTTAAACAGAAACTAATAATCATTAGAAATGGATAATAAAATCTATTATAATAATTGCGAACAATAACCCTATGCTAAGATTTGATTTAGAATTATTAAAATCTTAAACAGGAACCGGCTTAATTATATCTTTCTTGAGTATTAAATTAAATTAAAAAATTGTGTATCAACGAGGAGCACTTCTATTGGAAATGATGTTTCTTCAGTGTTTGGCCAGCTGATGGGTAATCATTGGTTACGATCTCCGATTTTTCTTGAGCCTTCGCCTCACCATTAGCAATTTCTGTTTCAGGTTAGATCTTCGGTGTGCTGCGACAACCAGGGGCCTGGGCACAATGGCAGCAAATTAGACATAAACCCAGGCAGCAGCCTTCAACTCGCTTGCTTTTGCTCAATTGTTTTGCTGAACCTCCCATATTCACCAGGCTCCAAGTCCTCGCACGTGCCTCGCCTCGGTGGCAAGAGTGTTTGCTTTAGTCTGAGTCTATTAACCGACTTTTTTCCGGCTCTGTTTGTTTCCCAACAACTCTTAGTTTGTCGTCTCCTTTACCATGAGAGAGCCAGAGTTAGGATTCGGAGGGTGCTCTGAGTTAAGTAGGATATTTCTGTTTAAAATGATGCAAGAAGCACCTGAGGCACCCAGCGCGTTATTAAGGGAGTATACTATCCCTTTTGGGATGATGGACCTGCCAAGCCTCCTCCAATATCGTTGGGTTACAAAAGTAGAAGGGATCTTCAAAGTCTGGGTGATCAAAGCGAGCCTTGTGGGTGACCACTTTGCTTCACCTGCTCTTTTGTTCTGTGTTGTAGTTTGGCAAGAGGCTCATTCAGACGGCTGCCGCTGCTTTCTCAAACTTACTTAGCCAAGCCTCTAAAAAATTTTGTGGGAGTCTCTTCGGAAAATGAAGTGGAAAGAATTTGCAAATGCAGGGCGATAACGGTGGGGCTGAAGGTCCACCGACGCCGATAAAGTCGGCTGCGAAAGGCGCGCCGAAAATGGCGTGGCACCCATATCAAACGGGCCCGGACCATCTGGAGGCGAGCACCTATGAGCCTCTCCTCCCAATAACAAGTATCTTCCCAGGGATGATTGACTCCAGCTGGACACCCCGGTCCGCACGTAGCTTCAGTTCCACGTGGGGTCTTCACTCCGTAGGGAGCATCGACTCCAGCTGGATACACCGGTCCGCACGTAGCATCTGTTCCACGCGGGGTCCTCACTCCGTAGGGAGCATCGAATCCAGCTGGATGCCTAGGTCCGCACGTAGCTTCTCTTCCACGCGGGGTCCTCACTCCGTAGGGAGCATCGAATCCAGCTGGATGCCTAGGTCCGCACGTAGCTTCTGTTCCACGTGGGGTCCTCACTCCGTAGGGAGCATCGAGTCCAGCTGGATGCCTAGGTCCGCACGTTACTTCTTTTCCACGCGGGATCCTCACTCCGAAGCAAGCATCAATTCCAGCTGGATACACAGGTTCGCACGGCATTGCTATTGCAAGAGGAAGTCTCTCCCTGTAAGTCTCTCTCACCTTCCAGACAAACAATTTATCCCGTGCTACTTCAGCGAAGAATATGTGCATTCAAATATACCATTCGACAGTGAGGATTCAATGGTGAGCGAGCCCTGATGGATTCAGATAGTAGAGACCTACTCCCTAGTAGGAACCGACTGCAGAGTAGGAATCAACTACGGAGTGGGAGCCCACTTGAGTGTAATGGCTAGGACTATGAGTAGGGATCGTCTGGAGGGCCGAATATAGTAAGGATCGACTATTAGTTGATGTGGCACCAAACTGTATCGCAATGATGAATGCCACAGGTACTGAGTCAGCCTCATGATATTAACCAAGTAGCTATTGCTTTGCTAATCTGTTCGCTAGCCAAGAACTCAACTGCAGTACACTTAGGGGTGGCATACGCGGCAACGGCTCTACCTTTGCTCTTAGAGTGCCAAGCCCTATGGATATATAAAAGAGACTACTGTGCTACCTCTCATGGTCAAGAAGATCTAGGAGTGGTTAAAAGGATGGAACCCGATTCTGACGAACTACTCGATCTGTTTACTCCTCGGTAAATGGATCCTTATCTAGTGGCGCAGGTTTGATTTGGCGATGCTGAAACATCGACTTGGAAAAGCCGGCTGCGATTCCCAACAATGCAGCATCTGTGATTTGCTAAACCAGTCGTGTTCACTATATGCAGCCCAGCTAATCTCCCATAGTGATCGCCCCAGGAGCTGAGTGCTCAAGGCAGGTCTCCTAAACTGTTGCCTGCGCCGAGTTGCCTGTATCCATATCCGTTTGTTGGAACCATGGGCATAATTGAGCGATAATATTCCGCTGTCAGCGTAGGCAAGCAGTGGTCAGCAAACTTCCATCCTGGCTAACAGACATATCTAATCTGGATACTCAAACCAACACATTGAATTGAAAAACAGTGAGCCTCAGTGGAGTTCTGCGGGATCGTTCCAGCGTAAGGGA contains:
- a CDS encoding SRF-type transcription factor family protein; the protein is MAAKKGTLGKRKKNTSRAKSQQRTRRRDCLFRKAFEYCCECDADISLMIRLKHNGQTFVFNSDSRWPVAQGDIFLQYPKPKTITWQDLAARYTTERTNSSSANDQAKSGTRPSISPKGDQPSISPKGDQT
- a CDS encoding putative C6 finger domain protein — translated: MEKEPLKSTFPSVSYRVLQIPRLLFLGLRAPSHGTQSAVLREHAWDADKKRPNVTATNHVINVSFSKPLASMPRGRKTESKELEEQIDVYDQLLRRLRFNVDVHDREVTDRVLNRFNPSSFLDTRGNLERGKAMA
- a CDS encoding putative proline-glycine rich protein translates to MLHCWESQPAFPSRSGIDACFGVRIPRGKEVTCGPRHPAGLDAPYGVRTPRGTEATCGPRHPAGFDAPYGVRTPRGREATCGPRHPAGFDAPYGVRTPRGTDATCGPVYPAGVDAPYGVKTPRGTEATCGPGCPAGVNHPWEDTCYWEERLIGARLQMVRARLIWVPRHFRRAFRSRLYRRRWTFSPTVIALHLQILSTSFSEETPTKFFRGLAK